The DNA segment GTGATCGAGGAGTACCTGTATCCGGCCATGGAGGACCGGCGCATCGAGCTCGTCGTGGACAAGGGGCCCAACGCCCGCCATTTCCAGCTGGACCTGCCGCCTTTCACGTTGCTGGGGGCGACCACGCGCGCGGGCATGATCACCGGTGCCTTGCGCTCGCGCTTCGGGATCATCTGCCATCTCGATTTCTACCCGCCGGACGAGTTGCAGCGCATCGTCGTCCGTTCCGCCCGGGTGCTCGGCATCGGGATCGACGACGAGGGCGCCATGGAGCTGGCCCGGCGCTCCCGCGGCACGCCGCGCGCCGCGAACCGGCTGTTGCGGCGCGTGCGCGACTATGCCCAGGTGGCGGGCAAGAAGGCCATCGACCGGGGAATCGCCGATCAGGGGCTGACGCGCCTCGGGGTGGATGCGCTGGGCCTGGAACCCCTGGACCGGCGTTACCTGTCGCTGATCATCGAGCATTTCGGAGGCGGCCCCGTCGGCATCCAGAACCTGTCGGTTTCCCTGGGCGAGGAGCTCGACACCCTGGAAGAC comes from the bacterium genome and includes:
- the ruvB gene encoding Holliday junction branch migration DNA helicase RuvB → MSEHRWTDPNLHPGEGDQELSLRPRRLDDFIGQEKVKDNLRVFIRAARERGEVLDHVLLHGPPGLGKTTLAGIIAAEMRLELRISSGPAFQNSAELVGLLTQQEEPSAVFIDEIHRLSHVIEEYLYPAMEDRRIELVVDKGPNARHFQLDLPPFTLLGATTRAGMITGALRSRFGIICHLDFYPPDELQRIVVRSARVLGIGIDDEGAMELARRSRGTPRAANRLLRRVRDYAQVAGKKAIDRGIADQGLTRLGVDALGLEPLDRRYLSLIIEHFGGGPVGIQNLSVSLGEELDTLEDLVEPFLIQAGLLKRTPRGREATPHAWTHLGLHAPPASDREDPQGELL